The region GAACCTGCAGGCCCGCGTCTGGCACGACACGACGTCCCTCTTCCGGCAGGCCATCCGCGTCGACCCGCGCAACATCGTCGCGCACATCAACCTCGGCCTCGGCTTGACGAAGCTCGGCGACCTCGAGGCGGCGAACGCGGAGTACCGCGCGGCGCTCGCCATCTCCCAGCGCCTGGGCCAGGTGAATTTCTTCATCGGGCTGAACCTCTACAAGATGGGCCGCAGGACCGAGGCGCTCGAGGCCTTCCAGACCGAGATCGCCCTCTTCCCCGACAACGCCGCGGCGCAGGGGGCGGCCGGCACGACGCTGCTGGTCCTCGGCCGCACGACGGAGGCCGAGCCGCACCTGCGCGCGGCCCTGCGCATCGACCCGCTCCAGTCGGACGCGCGCCGCGGCCTGGGGGTGATCATGCTCGAGCGCGGCGACGTGCAGGGCGCCCTCTACAACCTGCGCATCGCGGTGCAGGCAAACCCCGCCGACCAGTACGCGGGGCGCATGCTGCTGCGCGCCGAGCAGCAGGCACAACAGGGCCGCTAGAGCGGCCGGCGGCGTGCGCCCGCTTGCACAACCGCACCCGCCGAGTACCATGGATTCCCGGGCCGGGTGCCCGAAAGGACGGGGGATGCTGAACTTCCGCACGGTCAGGCAGGACGACGGGAACGTGATCTGCGAGACGAACGCCCGGGGCCAGGAAGTCCTGCGCCACCCGCTGCTCAACAAGGGGACGGCGTTCCCCGCGGAGGAGCGGTCGGCCTTCGGCATCGAGGGCTATCTCCCTCCGGCCGTCTCGACCATGGAGCTGCAGCTCTCTCGCTGCCGCGAGGCCTACGGCGCGAAGGCCACCGACCTGGAGCGCCACATCTACCTGCGCTCGCTCCAGGACCGCAACGAGGTGCTCTTCTACGCGCTGCTCGGGCGCCACCTCGAGGAGATGATGCGCATCGTCTACACCCCGACGGTCGGCGAGGCCTGCCAGAAGTTCAGCCACATCTTCCGGTTCCCCCGCGGGGTCTTCCTCTCCCCCGAGAACATCCACCGGGTCGACGAGGTCTTCGCGGGGCTGCCCTGCCGCGACGTCGCGGTGATCGTCGCGACCGACTCCGCCGGGATCCTCGGCATCGGCGACCAGGGCGTGGGCGGCATGGGGATCCCCATCGGCAAGCTCTCGCTGTACACGGCGGGCGCGGGGATCGACCCGGCCCACTGCCTCCCCGTGACGCTGGACGTCGGCACCGACAACCGCCAGCTGCTCGCGGACCCGCACTACCTGGGCATCCGGCGGCCGCGGCTGCAGGGCGGCGAGTACTTCGACCTGGTCGACCGCTTCGTCCAGGCCGTCAAGCGCCACTTCCCCGACTGCCTGCTCCAGTGGGAGGACTTCTCGAAGGAGAACGCCTGGAGCCTGCTCCAGAAGTACCGCGGCGAGCTGCTCTCGTTCAACGACGACATCCAGGGGACGGGCGCGGTCGTGGTCTCGGGCATCGTCTGCGCCGTGCGCGCGGCGGGCGAGCGGCTGCGCGACCAGGTGTTCGTCCTTTTCGGCGCCGGCGCGGCCGGTATCGGCATCGCGGCGCAGCTGCGCACCGCCCTCGTCGCCGACGGGCTCTCGCCGGCGGAGGCGGTCGCACGCATCCACGTGCTCGACAGCCGCGGCCTGCTCGTGGAGGGGCGCGCGCGGATCGAGGACTACAAGCGCCCCTTCACCCACGCGCGCGCCGTCGTCCCCTGGGTCACCGAGGTCGGCGACCGCGCCCCGGGGCTGCTCGAGGTGGTGCAGATGACGCGCGCGACCGTGCTGCTCGGGCTCTCGGGCCAGCCCGGCGCCTTCGACGAGCGGGTCGTGCAGGCGATGGCCGCCAACTGCCCGCGGCCGATGGTCTTCCCGCTCTCCAACCCGACGGCGCTCGCGGAGGCGCGGCCCGAGGACGTCTACCGCTGGAGCGGGGGCCGCGCGCTGGTCGCCACGGGCAGCCCGTTCCCCGACGTGGAGGTCGGCAGCCAGCGCTTCATGATCGGGCAGGGCAACAACGCGTTCATCTTCCCCGGCGTCGGCCTCGGCGCCGTCGCCGTGCGGGCCCGGGCCGTGAGCGACGAGATGTTCACCGCCGCCGCGGTGCGCCTCGCCGAGCTGGTGCCCGCCGAGCGCATCGCCCGCCGCTGCGTCTTCCCCGCGATCGGGGCGCTGCGGGAGGTCTCGCGGGAGATAGCGCTCGTGGTCGCCCGCACGGCCGTCGCGCAGGGGCTGGCACGGGACGCGCGCGCCGCCGCCGACGTCGAGGCCGCGATCGACCGGACGATCTGGCAGCCCCGCTACCCCCGGCTCGTCCAGGCCCCGGCGGGCCGCTAGGGCGCGGGGAGCCGGCGCGTCCGCGGCGGTGAGGGCGAGAGAAATATTGAACTGCCGCTGCGCCTGCGGCTATACTTGAAGCTTGCGGGAGGTGGCGATGGAGCAGCAGACCAGTGGGACGCCGGTGCGGCGGTATCCGCGCATGGCGGCGGAATACGACGTCTCGTTTCGGCGCTCCCTGCCCGACGGCGGCCTGAGCGATGCGCGCTCGTCGCAGACCCGCACCCTCGGCCTCGGGGGGCTGATGTTCGAGACCGACAACCCCCTCGAGCGGGGCGAGGCCCTGCGCGTCGAGATCGCGCTCGGCGACCACACCATCTCGGCGAGCGGGACCGTCGTGTACGTGGACCGCCGCAACGCCGGCCCCTGGCAGATCGGCGTCCAGTTCACCGCGCTCGGCGAGGACGACCGGGACGCGCTGCTCGGCATCTACCTGCAACGCGAATACCGCCTCCCCGCCGAGTGACGGACCGCTGAAACGGGGCCATCTGCGGCGTTGCGGCCCGGCCTCCTCACTGCGGCGCACACCAGTGCGCCTCATTCGTCGGCCCGTCCCGCGCCTTGCATCTGACCCCGTTTCATCGGTCCGTCAGGTCGCCAACACACCGGAGGAACAAATCCAAGCCCATGTTTGTCATACCGGGCAAGCGTATTGCCGAGGAGGGACGGGCCATGACGAGCGGCATGGGGAAGACCGGGCGGATCATCGCCGTGATGCTCGCGGCGATCCTTGTCGTCGCAATCGCCGCCCCGGCGGGCGCGCAACCGCGCGGCGGACGGCACTCGTTCGCCGGCGGCTATGGCGGCCACCGCGGTTTCGGGGGGCATGACCGCCACGGCGGATACCGGGGACACGGCACTCCCGGTTGGCACCGGGGCCCCGACGGCTACGGCTACTGGGGCGGCTCGCCCCTCGGGTTCTTCCTCGGGGCGCTCGGCGTCGGCATCGCCATCGACGCGATGGTGGACGCCCAGCGCCCGGTGATCGTCGAACCGCCGCCGGAGGCCTACGGGTACTATCAGGAACCGGGGACCCCGCCTCCGGTTCAGTACCAGGCGGAGTATCCCCCGCCCCGCCGGGACTATCCCGAGTGCCGCGAGTTCATCCGCAACCCCGGCGCCATGGCGTTCTGCGAGAAGGGCGTGCTCGAGCGCGAATACGAGGAGCAGCGCCTCCTCGAGCAGAAGGCGTACGAGACCGGCCGCGGCCGCTGATCGCCGCGTTCCCGATTGCCGTCCGCCCAGCGAAGCGAGGGCAACGCACCCAGAATCAGCCCCGGCACATTCCCGATGCAGTCCGCCCAGCGAAGCGAGGGCAACGCACCCGGCCTCTGCACCCGCACGTTCCCGATTCCGTCCGCCCAGCGAAGCGAGGGCAACGGTTCCCAGCATCATCCCCGGCACGTGCCCATTGTGGTCCGCCCAGCGGAGCGAGGGCAACGGACCTTGACGGTCACGAGGGGCGCCCAG is a window of bacterium DNA encoding:
- a CDS encoding tetratricopeptide repeat protein, which codes for NLQARVWHDTTSLFRQAIRVDPRNIVAHINLGLGLTKLGDLEAANAEYRAALAISQRLGQVNFFIGLNLYKMGRRTEALEAFQTEIALFPDNAAAQGAAGTTLLVLGRTTEAEPHLRAALRIDPLQSDARRGLGVIMLERGDVQGALYNLRIAVQANPADQYAGRMLLRAEQQAQQGR
- a CDS encoding NAD-dependent malic enzyme → MLNFRTVRQDDGNVICETNARGQEVLRHPLLNKGTAFPAEERSAFGIEGYLPPAVSTMELQLSRCREAYGAKATDLERHIYLRSLQDRNEVLFYALLGRHLEEMMRIVYTPTVGEACQKFSHIFRFPRGVFLSPENIHRVDEVFAGLPCRDVAVIVATDSAGILGIGDQGVGGMGIPIGKLSLYTAGAGIDPAHCLPVTLDVGTDNRQLLADPHYLGIRRPRLQGGEYFDLVDRFVQAVKRHFPDCLLQWEDFSKENAWSLLQKYRGELLSFNDDIQGTGAVVVSGIVCAVRAAGERLRDQVFVLFGAGAAGIGIAAQLRTALVADGLSPAEAVARIHVLDSRGLLVEGRARIEDYKRPFTHARAVVPWVTEVGDRAPGLLEVVQMTRATVLLGLSGQPGAFDERVVQAMAANCPRPMVFPLSNPTALAEARPEDVYRWSGGRALVATGSPFPDVEVGSQRFMIGQGNNAFIFPGVGLGAVAVRARAVSDEMFTAAAVRLAELVPAERIARRCVFPAIGALREVSREIALVVARTAVAQGLARDARAAADVEAAIDRTIWQPRYPRLVQAPAGR
- a CDS encoding PilZ domain-containing protein, producing MEQQTSGTPVRRYPRMAAEYDVSFRRSLPDGGLSDARSSQTRTLGLGGLMFETDNPLERGEALRVEIALGDHTISASGTVVYVDRRNAGPWQIGVQFTALGEDDRDALLGIYLQREYRLPAE